One genomic window of Psychrobacter cibarius includes the following:
- the tssB gene encoding type VI secretion system contractile sheath small subunit, translated as MAKQDSVQKKLAKVRAPRVHLTYDVEVGDAIETKEIPFVVGVLGEFSGDSTLEQPRFKDKKFVEVDLDTFDEVMSGLAPRATFRVSNDLSDKGGEFAVDLAFNSINDFRPEAVADQIEPLKQLVQARDRLADLRNKISANEKLEDLLDDVLKNTEQVKKMAEQNQTDGED; from the coding sequence ATGGCAAAGCAAGACAGTGTACAAAAGAAACTCGCAAAAGTACGTGCGCCTCGGGTGCATCTGACTTATGACGTTGAAGTAGGCGATGCGATCGAAACCAAGGAAATTCCTTTTGTCGTTGGCGTTTTGGGGGAGTTTTCAGGAGATTCAACCCTTGAACAACCACGCTTTAAAGACAAAAAGTTTGTCGAAGTGGACTTGGATACCTTTGATGAGGTGATGTCAGGTCTAGCACCGCGTGCGACCTTTCGAGTAAGCAATGACTTAAGTGATAAAGGCGGCGAATTCGCGGTTGATTTGGCATTCAATAGTATCAACGATTTTCGTCCTGAAGCGGTTGCTGATCAAATTGAGCCACTAAAGCAATTGGTACAAGCACGAGATCGCTTAGCAGATTTACGCAACAAAATATCAGCCAACGAAAAACTTGAAGACCTATTAGATGACGTGCTTAAAAATACTGAGCAAGTCAAAAAAATGGCGGAACAAAATCAAACCGACGGTGAGGATTAA